One segment of Carya illinoinensis cultivar Pawnee chromosome 1, C.illinoinensisPawnee_v1, whole genome shotgun sequence DNA contains the following:
- the LOC122281093 gene encoding probable phospholipid-transporting ATPase 4 has translation MTRGRIRAKLRRSHLHTFSCLRPSNTEAEGPNSVQGSRIVHCNQPHLHQKKPLKYCSNFISTTKYNVATFLPKAIFEQFRRVANLYFLLAAALSLTAISPFSAISMIAPLAFVVGLSMAKEALEDSRRFVQDMKVNLRKTSVHKRDGVFGYRPWHKIRVGDVVKVEKDQFFPADLLLLSSSYEEGICYVETMNLDGETNLKVKRCLEETVPLDDDESFKNFTGMIRCEDPNPSLYTFVGNLEYDGRVFSLDPGQILLRDSKLRNTAYVYAVVIFTGHDSKVMQNATESPSKRSTIEKKMDYIIYILFTFLVVISLISSIGFAVKTKYQVPDWWYLQPKNTDNLFNPSRPALSGFYHLITALILYGYLIPISLYVSIEVVKVLQATFMNQDIHMYDEETGNPAQARTSNLNEDLGQVDTILSDKTGTLTCNQMDFLKCSIAGTAYGVCSSEVELAAEKQMAIEEEEVDLSNFPMHRDSRHDSRKNVRRASEIELETVITSNAGNDQKPVIKGFNFEDSRLMNGNWMKEPKTDIHLLFFRILAICQTAIPELNEETGSCTYEAESPDEGAFLVAAREFGFEFCKRTQSSVVICERYPNPGQPVEREYKIMNVLDFTSKRKRMSVIVRDEEGQILLLCKGADSIIFDRLSKNGRMYEEVTTKHLHEYGEAGLRTLALAYKMLEESEYAAWNNEYQKAKACIGADREERLERLSDTMERELILVGATAVEDKLQKGVPQCIDKLAQAGLKIWVLTGDKMETAINIGFACSLLRQGMKHICVTTMNSDSSSKDVVEAAKDISNQFANGSQMIKEEKDPHAAFALIIDGKTLTYALEDDMKHQFLGLAVACASVICCRVSPKQKAMVTRLVKEGTGKTTLAIGDGANDVGMIQEADIGVGISGVEGMQAVMASDFSIAQFRFLERLLVVHGHWCYKRIAQMVCYFFYKNIAFGLTLFYFEAFAAFSGQSVYDDWYMLLFNVLLTSLPVISLGVFEQDVSSEVCLQFPALYQQGPRNLFFNWYRILGWMGNGVYSSLIIFFLNIIIFYDQAFRAGGQTADMETVGTTMFTCIIWAVNCQIALTMSHFTWIQHLLVWGSIVTWYLFLVLYGMTSPLISGNAYKLLVEVLGPAPIYWAATLLVTITCSLPYFAHISFQKCFNPMDHHVIQEIKYYKKDVEDQHMWTRERSKARHDTKIGFTARVEAKIRQLRGRLHKKHSSVAS, from the exons ATGACAAGGGGAAGGATAAGAGCAAAGCTCCGGCGGAGCCATCTCCACACATTCTCATGCCTCCGGCCAAGTAACACGGAGGCTGAGGGACCAAATTCAGTTCAAGGCTCGCGAATTGTACATTGCAACCAACCTCATCTCCACCAGAAGAAACCTCTGAAGTATTGCTCAAATTTTATATCGACCACAAAGTATAATGTTGCCACATTCTTGCCCAAGGCTATCTTTGAGCAATTCCGGAGGGTTGCTAATTTGTACTTTCTTTTGGCTGCGGCTCTTTCACTCACAGCAATCTCGCCATTCAGTGCTATAAGCATGATTGCTCCTTTAGCATTTGTCGTTGGGCTCAGTATGGCAAAGGAAGCCCTGGAAGATTCACGTAGGTTTGTTCAGGATATGAAGGTTAATCTCAGGAAAACTAGCGTTCATAAAAGGGATGGTGTTTTTGGTTATAGGCCATGGCATAAGATTCGGGTGGGGGATGTGGTGAAAGTCGAAAAGGATCAATTTTTTCCTGCAGATTTACTTCTATTGTCGTCAAGTTATGAGGAAGGTATTTGCTATGTGGAGACTATGAATTTAGATGGTGAGACAAACTTGAAGGTTAAGAGATGTTTGGAGGAGACTGTGCCTTTGGATGATGATGAATCTTTCAAGAATTTCACTGGGATGATCCGATGTGAAGACCCAAATCCCAGTCTTTACACCTTCGTGGGTAATTTGGAGTATGATGGTCGTGTGTTTTCTCTTGATCCTGGTCAGATTCTCCTAAGAGATTCAAAGCTCAGGAATACAGCTTATGTATATGCTGTGGTGATCTTCACTGGTCACGATAGCAAAGTCATGCAGAATGCAACAGAGTCTCCTTCCAAAAGGAGcacaattgaaaagaaaatggactACATCATATACATCCTTTTCACTTTCCTTGTAGTGATCTCATTGATCAGCTCAATTGGCTTTGCTGTGAAGACTAAATACCAAGTGCCGGATTGGTGGTACTTACAACCCAAGAATACTGATAATTTATTTAATCCCAGCAGGCCTGCATTATCTGGATTTTACCATCTGATTACTGCTCTCATCCTTTATGGATACTTAATACCCATCTCGCTTTATGTTTCAATTGAGGTTGTAAAGGTTTTGCAAGCAACCTTCATGAACCAAGACATACATATGTATGATGAAGAGACTGGAAATCCTGCTCAAGCACGGACATCAAATTTGAATGAGGATTTAGGCCAGGTAGACACCATCCTATCTGATAAAACTGGTACTTTGACCTGCAATCAGATGGATTTTCTAAAGTGCTCCATCGCCGGCACTGCATATGGCGTGTGTTCCAGTGAAGTTGAACTTGCTGCTGAAAAACAGATGGCTATTGAGGAAGAGGAAGTAGACCTTTCCaattttcccatgcatagagaTAGTCGACATGATTCCAGGAAGAATGTGAGAAGAGCTTCAGAAATTGAGCTGGAGACGGTCATTACTTCTAATGCTGGAAATGATCAGAAACCTGTTATAAAAGGGTTTAACTTTGAGGACAGCCGCCTCATGAATGGAAATTGGATGAAGGAACCCAAAACTGATATCCATTTACTTTTCTTCCGGATATTAGCAATTTGTCAAACTGCAATTCCTGAGCTGAATGAAGAGACTGGGAGTTGTACATATGAAGCAGAGTCACCAGATGAAGGGGCTTTTCTTGTTGCAGCGAGAGAATTTGGTTTTGAGTTTTGTAAAAGAACTCAATCAAGCGTGGTTATCTGTGAAAGATATCCTAATCCAGGGCAACCTGTTGAAAG GGAGTACAAAATTATGAATGTACTCGACTTCACTAGCAAAAGAAAGCGCATGTCTGTAATTGTGCGGGATGAGGAGGGACAGATTCTGCTTTTGTGTAAAGGTGCTGACAG CATAATTTTTGATCGACTTTCAAAGAACGGAAGAATGTACGAGGAAGTTACTACCAAGCATTTGCATGAATATGGAGAAGCTGGGTTGCGTACATTGGCACTTGCTTATAAAATGCTCGAGGAATCTGAGTATGCCGCTTGGAACAATGAGTATCAGAAAGCCAAAGCATGTATTGGGGCTGATAGAGAGGAAAGGCTTGAGCGGCTATCAGATACAATGGAAAGAGAGTTGATACTCGTGGGTGCTACGGCTGTGGAGGACAAATTGCAGAAAGGG GTGCCCCAGTGCATTGATAAACTTGCGCAAGCTGGTCTCAAGATATGGGTCTTGACCGGGGATAAGATGGAAACAGCAATCAACATAGG ATTTGCATGTAGTTTGCTCCGACAGGGCATGAAGCATATCTGTGTGACAACTATGAATTCAGACTCTTCATCCAAAGATGTCGTGGAG GCTGCGAAAGACATTTCGAATCAATTCGCCAATGGCTCTCAAATGATAAAGGAGGAGAAAGATCCACATGCTGCTTTTGCATTAATCATTGATGGAAAAACTTTGACCTATGCTTTGGAGGATGATATGAAGCATCAATTTTTAGGCTTAGCAGTTGCTTGTGCATCTGTCATATGCTGTCGTGTCTCTCCCAAGCAGAAGGCAATG GTAACAAGGTTAGTGAAAGAAGGAACTGGGAAAACTACCCTGGCAATTGGTGATGGTGCAAATGATGTGGGAATGATTCAAGAAGCTGACATTGGTGTTGGCATCAGTGGGGTTGAAGGTATGCAG GCTGTAATGGCTAGCGACTTCTCCATCGCCCAGTTTCGGTTTCTGGAGAGACTTCTGGTGGTCCATGGACACTGGTGCTACAAGAGGATTGCTCAGATG GTTTGCTATTTCTTCTACAAAAACATAGCATTTGGTCTCACCCTCTTCTACTTTGAGGCTTTTGCGGCCTTTTCTGGGCAGTCAGTTTATGATGACTGGTACATGCTGTTGTTTAATGTTTTACTCACCTCATTGCCCGTCATTtcacttggagtttttgaacAAGATGTCTCTTCTGAAGTCTGCCTACAG TTCCCTGCACTATATCAGCAAGGGCCAAGAAACCTGTTCTTCAACTGGTACAGGATTCTGGGGTGGATGGGCAATGGTGTCTATTCCTCCCTCATTATATTCTTCCTCAACATCATCATCTTTTACGATCAGGCATTCCGTGCTGGAGGCCAGACAGCTGATATGGAAACCGTTGGGACGACAATGTTTACCTGCATCATCTGGGCTGTCAATTGCCAGATTGCCCTCACAATGAGCCACTTCACATGGATCCAACACCTCCTGGTCTGGGGCAGCATTGTCACCTGGTATCTGTTTCTCGTACTCTATGGCATGACATCGCCGCTTATTTCTGGGAATGCCTACAAACTTCTGGTTGAAGTTCTTGGTCCTGCTCCTATATATTGGGCTGCCACCCTACTAGTAACAATTACTTGTAGTCTTCCTTACTTCGCACACATATCTTTCCAAAAATGTTTCAATCCAATGGATCATCACGTCATCCAAGAAATCAAGTACTACAAAAAAGACGTCGAAGATCAACACATGTGGACTAGGGAGCGTTCCAAAGCCAGACATGATACCAAGATCGGGTTCACAGCAAGGGTGGAGGCAAAGATCAGGCAGTTGAGAGGGCGGCTACATAAGAAACACTCCTCGGTTGCATCATGA
- the LOC122281107 gene encoding uncharacterized protein LOC122281107, with the protein MEDFRSKSCRDGGMQLESYYGGRTAPTSMQDMRSYSVSYGGSSAEPNQFVKEVKIKKGKSTVGAISKSWSISDPELQRKKRVAGYKVYAVEGKMKGSLRKSFRWLKKSYTQVVYGWR; encoded by the coding sequence ATGGAGGATTTCAGATCCAAGTCATGCAGGGATGGGGGGATGCAGCTTGAGAGCTACTATGGAGGAAGGACTGCCCCAACAAGCATGCAAGATATGAGGTCTTATAGTGTTAGTTATGGTGGTTCATCTGCAGAGCCAAACCAGTTTGTAAAGGAAGTGAAGATCAAGAAAGGGAAAAGCACTGTTGGGGCTATTTCAAAAAGCTGGAGCATCAGTGACCCAGAATTGCAGAGGAAGAAGAGGGTTGCTGGGTACAAGGTTTATGCTGTGGAAGGAAAGATGAAGGGGTCTCTGAGGAAGAGCTTTAGGTGGCTCAAGAAGTCATACACCCAAGTGGTCTATGGATGGAGGTGA
- the LOC122281100 gene encoding casein kinase 1-like protein 2, protein MEPRVGNKFRLGRKIGSGSFGEIYLGTNIQTNEEVAIKLENVKTKHPQLLYESKLYKILQGGTGIPNVRWFGVEGDYNVLVMDLLGPSLEDLFNFCSRKLSLKTVLMLADQMINRVEFVHSKSFLHRDIKPDNFLMGLGRRANQVYIIDFGLAKKYRDTSTHQHIPYRENKNLTGTARYASMNTHLGIEQSRRDDLESLGYVLMYFLRGSLPWQGLKAGTKKQKYEKISEKKVSTSTEALSRGYPTEFASYFHYCRSLRFDDKPDYAYLKRLFRDLFIREGFQFDYVFDWTILKYQQSQIATPPNRALGPGAGPSSGVPPTAANADKQSGGEEGRTIGWTSADPSRRRHSGPLINAGGFSKQKSPVVNDSIAAKDSMLSSSNFLRSSGSSRRVAASSNRDAVIISGEADPSRTNTADASAGALLKISSGQRGSPVISSEHRTPSARNASNIKNLDSTLRGIESLHFNNDERVQL, encoded by the exons ATGGAACCACGCGTTGGGAATAAGTTTCGACTAGGCCGGAAGATCGGTAGCGGATCGTTCGGAGAGATCTACCTCG GTACTAATATTCAGACGAATGAGGAGGTTGCGATTAAGCTT GAAAATGTCAAGACAAAGCATCCGCAGTTGCTTTATGAATCAaagttgtataaaatattacaaggagGAA CTGGAATCCCAAATGTGAGATGGTTTGGCGTTGAAGGAGACTATAATGTTCTCGTGATGGATTTGCTAGGACCCAGTCTTGAAGACTTATTCAACTTTTGCAGTAGGAAGCTGTCTCTTAAGACTGTTCTTATGCTTGCAGATCAGATG ATCAATCGAGTTGAGTTTGTTCATTCCAAATCATTTCTGCATCGGGATATTAAGCCTGACAACTTCCTTATGGGTTTGGGGAGGCGCGCAAATCAG GTCTACATCATTGACTTTGGTCTCGCTAAGAAGTATAGAGACACTTCAACGCATCAACATATTCCTTATAG AGAAAATAAGAACTTGACGGGAACTGCAAGATATGCAAGCATGAATACTCACCTTGGCATCG AACAAAGCCGCAGGGATGATTTAGAATCACTTGGATATGTTCTTATGTATTTCTTAAGGGGAAG CCTTCCTTGGCAGGGACTGAAAGCGGGAACTAAGAAGCAAAAGTATGAGAAGATTAGTGAGAAGAAAGTATCAACTTCAACTGAG GCCTTATCTCGTGGTTATCCTACAGAGTTTGCTTCATACTTCCATTACTGCCGTTCTCTACGGTTTGATGATAAACCAGATTATGCTTATCTCAAAAGACTCTTCCGTGACCTTTTTATTCGTGAAG GTTTTCAGTTTGATTACGTGTTTGATTGGACCATTTTGAAATATCAACAATCCCAGATTGCCACTCCACCTAACCGGGCTCTT GGTCCTGGTGCTGGACCCAGCTCTGGTGTGCCACCAACTGCAGCAAATGCTGATAAACAATCAG GTGGAGAAGAAGGTAGAACTATTGGTTGGACTTCCGCAGATCCCTCTCGTAGGAGACACTCTGGACCACTTATAAATGCTGGAGGCTTTTCTAAACAGAAAAGCCCAGTTGTGAATGACTCAATTGCAGCTAAAGATTCTATG TTATCAAGTTCTAATTTCTTGCGATCAAGTGGATCGTCGAGGCGAGTTGCCGCCTCTAGCAATCGCGATGCAGTAATTATCAGCGGTGAAGCTGACCCTTCTCGCACTAACACAGCAGATGCAAGTGCAGGAGCTCTTCTTAAAATTTCTAGTGGGCAAAGAGGTTCACCTGTTATATCATCCGAGCACCGGACACCTTCAGCAAGAAATGCCTCAAATATAAAGAACCTCGACTCAACCCTTAGGGGTATTGAGAGCCTGCATTTTAACAATGATGAGAGGGTACAGTTATAG